The Actinomyces wuliandei genome contains the following window.
GGGGGGCGGTCAGCCCGATCCTGCGCAGGTGGATGACCCCTGAGCTCCTTGAGCAGTGCGCGCGGGCGGGAGCGGTGGCCCACATCTGCGGGCACCACATCGACGCCCGCGGGGCGCACGTGCCTACCCCCCTGTGCCGACGTACCGTCTGCCTGGAGCCGGACCGGTTGCGGGAGGTGCCGCTGGTCATCGGGGTGGCGCATGGCTGGCACAAGGTGGAGGCGATTCGTGCGGTGCTGCGGGGAGGCTACCTCTCTGGCCTCGTCACCGACGAGGCCACCGCCGCAGCCGTCCTTGGCGACCGGTAGGGCGACGCCGGGAACCTGGCTGCGGAAGATAGGTGCGGGACGTGTCGCGGGGGCACCCCGCAGCCCACCGCCCGGGAGCGCCTCCGGCTTCGTGCCCAAGAACACAGGCTTGACGGTCCTGGCGAGGTTGGTCCTGGAAGACGGATCACCTAAAGTTGTTCGCCGGTGCATCGTGCACCATACCCGGGAGACCGGCCGTGACGGCTGCTACCAGTGCGGTCCGTGCCGGTGGGTGCCTCAAGACGCGACAGGAAGAGCAAACAAGTGGTCTACGCGATCGTCAAGGCTGGTGGCCGTCAGGAGAAGGTCTCCGTCGGCGACGTCGTGGTTGTTGACAGGCTCGCTGGCGAGGTGGGCGACCAGGTCACCCTCACCCCGCTGATGGTGGTGGATGGTGACAAGGTGACGACTGGCGCCGCTGACCTGGCCCACAGCTCTGTCACCGCTGAGATCCTCGGTGAGCAGAAGGGTCCCAAGATCAACATCCTCAAGTTCAAGAACAAGACCGGCTACCGCAGGCGCCAGGGCCACCGGGCCAAGTTGACGGCGGTCAAGGTCACGTCTATCGACTGACTCTCCTGTGGTGCCCTGCAAGGGGCGCCTGGACGCACACGATCGAGAGAGAGAATCCTGACATGGCACACAAGAAGGGTCTTGGCTCCTCCCGCAACGGCCGCGACTCCAACGCCCAGCGACTGGGCGTCAAGCGGTTCGGAGGCCAGGTCGTCAAGGCGGGGGAGAT
Protein-coding sequences here:
- the rplU gene encoding 50S ribosomal protein L21; protein product: MVYAIVKAGGRQEKVSVGDVVVVDRLAGEVGDQVTLTPLMVVDGDKVTTGAADLAHSSVTAEILGEQKGPKINILKFKNKTGYRRRQGHRAKLTAVKVTSID